The proteins below are encoded in one region of Casimicrobium huifangae:
- a CDS encoding M48 family metalloprotease has product MNKVQLVIAAIVAAFSLLSYFGSSSINPITGEKQHIGGMSQKDEVAMGLQSAPQMAAQMGGITQDARARALVSQVGAKVVAQSVAAKSGYPFKFHTLADPRTVNAFALPGGQVFITMALLSRLETEGQLAGVLGHEVGHVLARHSAEHIAKDQLAQGLTGAFAMGSGSMSATQIAQTVSQMTMLSYGRSDEIEADALGLRLMSEAGYDPRAMIRVMQILEKASGGSRTPEFQSSHPSPPHRIEEINARLAKAFPNGIPPGLKP; this is encoded by the coding sequence GTGAACAAGGTTCAGCTCGTCATTGCCGCCATCGTCGCGGCCTTCTCGCTGCTGTCGTACTTCGGCTCGTCGTCGATCAATCCGATCACCGGCGAGAAGCAGCACATCGGTGGCATGAGCCAGAAGGATGAGGTCGCCATGGGCCTGCAGTCGGCCCCGCAGATGGCGGCGCAGATGGGCGGCATTACGCAGGATGCGCGGGCGCGGGCGCTGGTGTCGCAGGTCGGTGCGAAGGTGGTCGCGCAGTCGGTTGCTGCCAAATCGGGCTATCCGTTCAAGTTTCACACGCTGGCTGATCCGCGCACCGTCAACGCCTTCGCGCTGCCCGGCGGCCAGGTGTTCATCACCATGGCGCTGCTGTCGCGGCTGGAGACTGAGGGTCAGCTTGCCGGCGTTCTCGGCCATGAAGTCGGGCACGTACTGGCGCGGCATAGCGCCGAGCACATCGCCAAGGATCAGTTGGCGCAAGGGCTCACTGGCGCGTTTGCGATGGGATCGGGCTCGATGAGCGCGACGCAGATTGCGCAAACGGTCAGCCAGATGACCATGCTCAGTTACGGCCGCAGCGACGAGATCGAAGCCGATGCCCTTGGCCTGCGCCTGATGAGCGAGGCCGGCTATGACCCGCGTGCCATGATCCGCGTGATGCAGATTCTCGAAAAGGCCTCCGGCGGCTCACGCACGCCGGAATTCCAGAGCTCGCATCCAAGCCCGCCGCATCGTATCGAGGAAATCAACGCCAGGCTCGCCAAGGCGTTCCCCAATGGCATTCCGCCGGGGCTCAAGCCCTGA
- the murB gene encoding UDP-N-acetylmuramate dehydrogenase produces the protein MHFLRDFPLNSFNTFGVAALARQFAVVSSEQDLMRWCSAAGQATPPFLLGGGSNLLLTHDIEAPVLQLALLGKRVIFDEGNTVLVEAMAGERWHAFVQWTLAQGLSGLENLSLIPGFVGAAPVQNIGAYGVEMAATCDSVMAIDTATGEPREFRRADCQFSYRDSVFKRPPAGQHAADEDHRDRFAITRVRFRLSRRFVAHVDYGEVKAELQAIGVTAPTAMDVARAVVAIRSRKLPDPAVQGNAGSFFKNPVVPAAQAAALGERYPALPQYPADATGEQVKLAAGWLIEQAGWKGRGITTDSPAAVSERHALVLVNRGGATGAQLWGLAQAIQFDVADKFGVLLQPEPRIV, from the coding sequence ATGCATTTTCTCCGGGACTTTCCGCTCAACTCGTTCAACACGTTCGGCGTCGCCGCGCTGGCGCGGCAGTTCGCCGTTGTTTCGAGCGAACAGGACCTGATGCGCTGGTGCAGCGCTGCGGGGCAGGCAACACCACCCTTCCTGCTCGGCGGCGGCAGTAACCTGCTGCTTACCCATGACATCGAAGCACCCGTGCTGCAGCTTGCCCTGCTTGGCAAGCGCGTCATCTTCGACGAAGGCAACACGGTGCTGGTGGAGGCGATGGCAGGTGAGCGCTGGCACGCATTCGTGCAGTGGACCCTGGCGCAGGGGCTGTCCGGCCTCGAAAACCTGTCGCTGATCCCCGGTTTCGTCGGCGCCGCGCCGGTGCAGAACATCGGCGCTTATGGCGTCGAAATGGCGGCCACCTGCGACAGCGTGATGGCGATCGACACAGCGACCGGAGAGCCCAGAGAGTTTCGCCGCGCCGACTGCCAGTTCAGCTATCGTGACAGTGTGTTCAAACGTCCGCCGGCAGGCCAGCATGCGGCGGACGAAGATCATCGCGACCGCTTTGCCATCACCCGCGTGCGCTTTCGCCTGTCGCGGCGTTTTGTCGCCCACGTCGATTACGGCGAAGTCAAAGCCGAGCTGCAGGCAATCGGAGTGACGGCACCGACGGCGATGGATGTGGCGCGCGCTGTCGTTGCCATACGATCACGCAAACTGCCGGACCCGGCGGTGCAGGGCAATGCCGGCAGCTTCTTCAAGAATCCAGTCGTGCCAGCCGCACAAGCGGCGGCCCTGGGCGAACGCTACCCGGCGTTGCCACAATATCCGGCCGATGCGACCGGAGAGCAGGTCAAGCTGGCGGCAGGCTGGCTGATCGAGCAGGCCGGCTGGAAGGGGCGCGGCATCACGACCGATTCGCCCGCTGCCGTGTCGGAACGCCATGCGCTGGTATTGGTCAACCGCGGCGGCGCAACCGGTGCGCAATTGTGGGGGCTGGCGCAAGCCATCCAGTTCGACGTCGCCGACAAGTTTGGCGTGCTGCTGCAGCCGGAGCCCCGCATCGTTTGA
- a CDS encoding S9 family peptidase — protein sequence MTLFLRRSTLAAAAAALSLSVLAQAPATPANIASNATADPAVVAPNANLHLEGIPPIPKSIADSVAQYTEFRGHRYVGWHPKKAEMMVFHRAAGSSTNQLYWLKSPMGELEAITRHPDPVSGATIEPGEGKYIVFEASKGGSEAFQLFRQDAAGQSSVQLTDSNFRHARGPWRRVNGKSTGELLLASVPLDRNLNAEQRKNISTVYRLLDPLHPEKARVIAELPGTGWFGGSFNRAGNQLALTRYVSANESELWLLDVQNWQRTRLLPADDKTRASHLGGRFSRDGKGIFFVSDRDGEFRELMLYDLQSKAVRSLTKGVPYDVDGASEDDDEDEDSPVIYTRLNVRGKHELRAFDGKTLKPIEVKGIPDGTVSSVSTRRKSHEIVLNMVSARSPGDVYVLHPATGKLTQWTKAVSAMDTSAFKSQEVITWKSFDGLEISGLINRAPARFSGKRPVVINIHGGPEAQARIGFSGRWNYFVDQLGITVIQPNVRGSSGFGKTFLDLDNGYKREDSVKDIGALLDWIATQPDLDASRVLVTGGSYGGYMTLAVSTNYPDRIAGAIDSVGISHFVTFLETTESYRRDLRRVEYGDERDPKMREFLHSISPLTNAHKIKKPLLVVQGKNDPRVPYTEAEQIVAKARGNGSMVWYLRAENEGHGFARKENADFYFYAMVRFMQETILK from the coding sequence ATGACACTGTTCCTTCGCCGCAGCACGCTCGCTGCCGCTGCGGCCGCACTCTCGCTGTCCGTGCTCGCGCAAGCACCCGCAACGCCTGCCAATATTGCGAGCAACGCCACGGCGGATCCAGCCGTGGTCGCGCCCAACGCCAATCTGCACCTTGAGGGTATCCCGCCGATTCCGAAGTCAATCGCCGATAGCGTCGCGCAATACACCGAGTTTCGCGGCCACCGTTACGTTGGCTGGCACCCGAAGAAAGCCGAGATGATGGTGTTCCATCGGGCCGCCGGCAGCAGCACCAATCAACTGTACTGGCTGAAGTCGCCAATGGGTGAGCTGGAAGCAATCACCAGACATCCCGATCCGGTCAGCGGCGCCACCATCGAGCCCGGCGAGGGCAAGTACATCGTCTTCGAAGCGAGCAAGGGTGGCTCCGAAGCGTTCCAGCTCTTCCGTCAGGATGCAGCAGGGCAATCGTCGGTACAACTGACCGACAGCAACTTCCGCCACGCGCGCGGCCCGTGGCGCCGGGTCAATGGCAAATCGACCGGCGAGCTGCTGCTTGCCTCGGTGCCACTTGACCGCAATCTCAACGCCGAGCAGCGCAAGAACATCAGCACGGTCTACCGCCTGCTCGACCCCTTGCATCCGGAGAAAGCGCGGGTGATCGCCGAGTTGCCCGGCACTGGCTGGTTCGGTGGCAGTTTCAACCGAGCGGGCAATCAGCTCGCGCTGACGCGCTACGTCTCGGCCAACGAAAGCGAGCTGTGGCTGCTGGATGTGCAGAACTGGCAGCGTACCCGCCTGCTGCCGGCCGATGACAAGACGCGCGCCAGCCATCTGGGGGGGCGTTTCAGTCGCGATGGCAAGGGCATCTTCTTCGTCAGCGACCGTGATGGCGAATTCCGTGAACTGATGCTTTACGACTTGCAGAGCAAGGCTGTGCGTTCGCTGACCAAAGGCGTGCCGTACGATGTTGATGGCGCGTCGGAAGATGACGATGAGGACGAAGATTCACCCGTCATCTACACCCGGCTCAATGTACGCGGCAAGCACGAACTGCGTGCCTTCGACGGCAAAACTTTGAAGCCGATTGAAGTCAAGGGCATCCCCGACGGCACCGTCAGCTCGGTCAGCACCCGCCGCAAATCGCATGAGATCGTGCTCAACATGGTGAGCGCGCGCTCGCCAGGCGACGTCTACGTGTTGCACCCCGCCACCGGCAAGCTGACGCAGTGGACGAAAGCGGTCAGTGCGATGGACACCAGCGCTTTCAAGTCGCAGGAAGTCATCACCTGGAAGAGCTTTGACGGACTCGAAATCTCCGGCCTGATCAACCGCGCGCCAGCTCGCTTCAGCGGCAAGCGCCCAGTGGTGATCAACATCCACGGCGGCCCGGAGGCACAGGCGCGCATCGGATTCTCCGGTCGCTGGAACTACTTCGTCGACCAGCTCGGCATCACCGTGATCCAGCCCAATGTCCGCGGTTCGTCGGGTTTCGGCAAAACCTTCCTCGATCTCGACAACGGTTACAAGCGTGAGGACTCGGTCAAGGACATCGGCGCGCTGCTCGACTGGATCGCCACCCAGCCGGATCTCGACGCCAGCCGCGTGCTGGTGACCGGGGGCAGCTATGGTGGCTACATGACGCTTGCGGTCTCCACCAACTACCCGGACCGCATCGCTGGCGCGATCGACTCGGTGGGTATCTCGCACTTCGTTACCTTTCTCGAAACCACCGAGAGCTATCGCCGTGATCTCCGTCGCGTCGAGTACGGCGACGAGCGCGATCCGAAGATGCGCGAGTTTCTGCACAGCATTTCGCCGCTGACCAACGCGCACAAGATCAAGAAACCGCTGCTGGTAGTGCAGGGCAAGAATGATCCGCGCGTGCCGTACACCGAGGCCGAGCAGATCGTCGCCAAGGCACGCGGTAACGGATCGATGGTCTGGTACCTGCGCGCCGAAAACGAAGGCCACGGCTTCGCCCGCAAGGAGAACGCTGATTTCTACTTTTATGCGATGGTGCGCTTCATGCAGGAGACGATCCTGAAGTGA
- a CDS encoding uracil-DNA glycosylase family protein, protein MSSQALITAGRELCAAVDGLRFSPPVTHVLNPLDYAWAPHEQYLRRFGEGHKRVVFLGMNPGPFGMVQVGVPFGEVNAVRNWMRIDTPVGQPKTPNPSRPVEGFACQRSEVSGQRLWALFAERYPRADDFFADHFVLNYCPLAFFDKARNVTPDKLPKGETAPLYAACDAHLRACVDALAPQWLIGIGKFAENQARLAIGQSSPEVRIGTILHPSPASPIANRGWAPQAAAQLAALGIW, encoded by the coding sequence GTGAGCAGTCAAGCGTTGATCACGGCCGGCCGCGAACTCTGCGCTGCCGTTGATGGGCTACGTTTTTCGCCGCCAGTTACCCATGTGCTGAATCCACTCGACTACGCGTGGGCGCCACATGAACAGTATCTCCGCCGGTTTGGCGAAGGCCACAAGCGGGTAGTCTTTCTCGGCATGAACCCCGGCCCCTTCGGCATGGTGCAAGTCGGTGTGCCGTTCGGTGAGGTCAACGCGGTGCGTAACTGGATGCGGATCGACACACCGGTCGGCCAACCAAAGACGCCCAATCCGTCGCGCCCGGTGGAAGGTTTTGCCTGTCAACGCTCCGAGGTGTCGGGCCAGCGTTTGTGGGCCTTGTTTGCTGAACGCTACCCGCGCGCCGACGATTTTTTTGCCGATCACTTCGTGCTGAACTACTGCCCGCTGGCGTTCTTCGACAAGGCGCGCAACGTGACACCGGACAAACTGCCGAAAGGCGAAACGGCGCCGCTCTACGCTGCCTGTGACGCGCACCTGCGTGCCTGTGTCGATGCGCTGGCGCCGCAGTGGTTGATTGGCATCGGCAAGTTTGCCGAGAATCAGGCGCGACTGGCCATCGGCCAGTCATCGCCCGAAGTCAGGATCGGCACCATCCTGCACCCCAGCCCGGCAAGCCCGATTGCCAACCGCGGCTGGGCGCCGCAGGCTGCAGCGCAGCTGGCGGCACTGGGCATCTGGTAG
- a CDS encoding PaaI family thioesterase, translated as MMALRPGFTVESMKSRGVGKLPGLLGIELLSVEEGLMTAELKVREELLAPNGYLHAATVVALADTMCGYGCIAHLPDGAKGFTTIELKSNHLGTALDGTIWVEARPQHLGRTTQVWDATVRHRETGKTIALFRCTQMVLWPSAS; from the coding sequence GTGATGGCATTGCGCCCCGGCTTTACGGTCGAATCAATGAAGAGTCGCGGCGTCGGCAAGCTGCCGGGCCTGCTCGGGATTGAGCTGCTGTCGGTCGAAGAAGGCCTGATGACGGCCGAGCTCAAGGTGCGCGAAGAATTACTGGCACCGAACGGCTATCTGCATGCCGCGACCGTAGTCGCACTCGCCGACACGATGTGCGGCTATGGCTGCATCGCGCATTTGCCCGATGGCGCCAAAGGCTTCACCACCATCGAACTGAAGAGCAACCACCTGGGCACCGCGCTCGACGGCACCATCTGGGTAGAGGCGCGGCCGCAGCACCTCGGCCGCACCACGCAGGTGTGGGACGCCACCGTGCGTCACCGCGAGACGGGCAAGACCATCGCGCTGTTCCGTTGTACGCAGATGGTGTTGTGGCCATCGGCTTCCTGA
- a CDS encoding sn-glycerol-3-phosphate transporter yields MNFRPSGAARALATMIAASGLLFVHAAQAQSDPNIVIAQNTQAAPAGAATSADGRNADTWLRDGDRIYVGFSPYTEHFRNNPEYAKHTYLVDLGIQSQYDKVWGSDATLFGLAIFKNSYGQPSQYIYWGQQWDIKPWLYAKVTAGLLHGYKGKYKTNIPFNDLGVAPAIIPSVGLRYGNFRVEGVVLGFSALMFNVGYTF; encoded by the coding sequence ATGAATTTCCGCCCTTCAGGCGCCGCCCGCGCACTGGCCACCATGATTGCGGCCAGCGGCCTGCTGTTTGTCCACGCCGCGCAGGCGCAGAGTGACCCCAACATCGTCATTGCGCAAAACACGCAGGCGGCGCCGGCCGGTGCTGCCACGTCGGCCGATGGGCGCAATGCCGATACGTGGTTGCGTGACGGGGACCGCATTTATGTCGGCTTCAGCCCCTACACCGAGCACTTCCGCAACAACCCGGAATACGCCAAGCACACCTATCTGGTCGATCTCGGCATCCAGAGCCAGTACGACAAAGTGTGGGGGTCGGATGCCACGCTGTTCGGTCTGGCGATTTTCAAGAACTCGTACGGCCAGCCGTCGCAGTACATCTACTGGGGCCAGCAGTGGGACATCAAACCCTGGCTGTATGCCAAGGTCACGGCCGGTCTGCTGCATGGCTACAAGGGTAAGTACAAGACCAACATCCCATTCAACGATCTTGGCGTGGCGCCGGCGATCATCCCGTCGGTGGGATTGCGTTATGGCAACTTCCGCGTTGAAGGTGTTGTGCTCGGTTTTTCTGCGCTGATGTTTAACGTCGGCTACACCTTCTAG
- a CDS encoding YajQ family cyclic di-GMP-binding protein — protein MPSFDTVSELNWVEIRNALDQANKEVSNRFDFKGSDARAELNEKEKTMTVYADDEFKLGQVDEVLLNKFAKRGVDIRSIEKGKSEKIGGDKVKRIDKLKEGLESELAKKVVKLLKDSKMKVTGSIQGTTVRVSGNKKDDLQAAMALIKKDITELPLQFNNFRD, from the coding sequence ATGCCTTCGTTTGACACCGTTTCCGAGCTCAACTGGGTCGAAATCCGCAACGCGCTTGACCAGGCCAACAAGGAAGTCAGCAACCGTTTCGATTTCAAGGGCTCCGACGCCCGCGCCGAGCTGAACGAGAAAGAGAAGACGATGACCGTCTACGCTGACGACGAGTTCAAGCTCGGGCAGGTCGACGAGGTGCTGCTCAACAAGTTCGCCAAACGAGGCGTGGACATCCGCTCGATCGAGAAGGGCAAGTCCGAGAAGATCGGCGGCGACAAGGTGAAGCGCATCGACAAGCTGAAGGAAGGCCTCGAGTCCGAGCTGGCGAAAAAAGTCGTCAAGTTGCTCAAGGACAGCAAGATGAAAGTCACCGGCTCCATCCAGGGCACAACGGTGCGCGTATCCGGCAACAAGAAGGATGACCTGCAGGCCGCGATGGCCCTGATCAAGAAGGACATCACCGAACTGCCGCTGCAGTTCAACAACTTCCGCGACTGA
- a CDS encoding ABC transporter ATP-binding protein: MNNAGDVLRLTAIRKSYNIGTPVEAEILHGINLTVAAGEFTALIGPSGSGKSTLLNTIGLLEAPTSGEVEIAGNLVSYRDDDTLTRLRSQTLGFVFQFHHLLPAFSALENVLMPQVIAGNRITEALRREALQLLESVGLRGAENKKPAELSGGMQQRVAIARALSIRPALVLADEPTGNLDTRTAADIFAMLRTFNRDFGTSFLIVTHDPRLAATCDRRVTLADGQIVADER; encoded by the coding sequence ATGAACAACGCTGGCGACGTGCTGCGGCTCACCGCAATCAGAAAGTCCTACAACATCGGCACGCCGGTCGAAGCGGAGATCCTGCACGGCATCAACCTGACCGTCGCCGCTGGCGAGTTCACCGCGCTGATCGGGCCGTCCGGCTCTGGCAAGAGCACCCTGCTCAATACCATCGGGCTGCTGGAAGCGCCGACGTCCGGCGAGGTGGAAATTGCGGGGAATTTGGTGAGCTACCGGGATGACGACACGCTGACCCGCCTGCGCTCACAGACGCTCGGCTTCGTGTTCCAGTTTCATCACCTGTTGCCTGCCTTTTCCGCGCTTGAGAACGTGCTGATGCCGCAGGTCATCGCCGGCAACCGCATCACCGAGGCATTGCGCCGCGAGGCCCTGCAACTGCTGGAGTCGGTCGGCCTGCGCGGCGCCGAAAACAAGAAACCGGCGGAGCTCTCCGGCGGCATGCAGCAGCGGGTTGCCATTGCCCGGGCGCTGTCCATCCGCCCGGCACTGGTGCTCGCCGACGAGCCTACCGGCAACCTCGACACCAGGACCGCCGCCGACATCTTCGCCATGTTGCGCACCTTCAACCGCGACTTCGGCACCTCGTTCCTGATTGTCACCCACGACCCGCGGCTGGCCGCCACCTGCGACCGACGGGTGACGCTGGCCGACGGCCAGATCGTTGCCGACGAGCGCTAG
- a CDS encoding ABC transporter permease encodes MMRFELQIALRFLREGRAQSALIVGGVMVGVAVVVFISALVTGLQSNTIRRTLGAQAHIVAKPVEPAARVQIDAGEASIALVQTAPRKIRSIDNWQQVMTAFEAVPGVVAASPMASGPAIALRGEGRNAVTVFGVDLARYDRIVDLRDKLAAGNLRLEPGDVLVGLELARDLGADIGDRITITDGTAGSAGERLQIVGMIDPGNRDLSRRSVYLPLHVAQNFLGLPGGVTSIDLRVQDVFAANTVADRVARVAPLTVESWMLTNNQLLSALNAQTMATGMIRIFVSIVVMLGIASVLVVAVVQKTREIGILRAMGASRGQMLRVFLLQGGLVGLFGSMLGAGLSAVLIFGFSHFVRGADGNPLFPIALTGPLLAYACITATLCGMLAAIAPARRAARLDPALAMRA; translated from the coding sequence ATGATGCGCTTTGAACTGCAGATTGCACTGCGCTTCCTGCGCGAGGGGCGTGCCCAGTCGGCGTTGATCGTCGGTGGTGTGATGGTCGGTGTGGCCGTGGTGGTGTTCATCTCGGCGCTGGTCACCGGCCTGCAGTCCAACACCATCCGCCGCACGCTGGGCGCGCAGGCGCACATCGTGGCCAAACCAGTGGAGCCGGCAGCACGGGTGCAGATCGACGCCGGCGAGGCCAGCATCGCGCTGGTGCAAACAGCGCCGCGCAAGATCCGCTCGATCGACAACTGGCAGCAGGTGATGACGGCCTTTGAAGCGGTGCCTGGCGTCGTGGCGGCGTCGCCGATGGCGTCCGGCCCGGCCATTGCGCTGCGCGGCGAGGGCCGCAACGCAGTCACGGTGTTTGGCGTTGATCTCGCGCGCTACGACCGCATCGTCGATCTGCGCGACAAGCTTGCGGCGGGCAACCTGCGGCTGGAGCCCGGTGATGTGCTGGTGGGGCTTGAATTGGCCCGCGACCTCGGCGCCGACATCGGTGACCGCATCACCATCACGGATGGCACAGCGGGCAGCGCCGGGGAGCGCCTTCAGATCGTCGGCATGATTGACCCCGGCAACCGCGACCTGAGCCGGCGTTCCGTCTACCTGCCGCTGCACGTGGCGCAGAATTTTCTCGGGCTCCCTGGCGGCGTGACCTCAATCGACCTGCGCGTACAGGACGTTTTTGCTGCCAACACCGTCGCCGACCGCGTGGCCCGCGTCGCACCGCTCACCGTGGAGAGCTGGATGCTCACCAACAACCAGTTGCTCTCCGCGCTGAATGCGCAGACGATGGCGACCGGCATGATTCGCATCTTCGTATCAATCGTGGTCATGCTCGGCATCGCCAGCGTACTGGTCGTTGCCGTTGTCCAGAAAACACGGGAAATTGGCATCCTGCGCGCGATGGGCGCGTCACGCGGGCAGATGCTGCGGGTGTTCCTGCTGCAGGGTGGTCTAGTTGGGCTGTTTGGTTCGATGCTGGGGGCCGGCCTGTCGGCGGTGCTGATCTTCGGCTTCAGCCATTTCGTCCGTGGCGCCGATGGCAACCCGCTGTTCCCGATTGCGCTCACTGGCCCGCTCCTGGCCTACGCTTGCATCACCGCCACACTCTGCGGCATGCTGGCAGCAATTGCGCCAGCGCGGCGCGCAGCGCGGCTCGACCCGGCACTGGCGATGCGCGCATGA